The following is a genomic window from Stenotrophomonas maltophilia.
CCACGCCCGGGCAACGGCCCCGGCGCGGCTGTCCCCGTGGTGCCAGGCACCTCCCTGCCCGCCGGCCCGTTGCGTCTGCAATCGAGCCGCCTGCGCATCGACGCACCGGCCTATACCGGCCAGGCCACACTCACCCAGAACGCGCTGGATGCCAAGGTGCCCGCCGACAGCCGCCTGTCCTGGTCGCTGCGCTTTGACCGTGCGCCGATCAGGGCGTGGTTGCAGTTCCACGATGGTCGCCGCCTGCCGCTGCGCGAGCAGGACGGCCAATGGCAGGCCCAGGACGTGGCACGCGCGCCGGTGCTGTATCGCGTGGTGAGCGAACCGGCACTGGCCGAAACCCGCCTGCATCGGCTGGACGTGGTGGCCGATCGCGCGCCCAGCGTGCGCGTGCTGGAACCGGCTGCCAGCCTGGTACTGGGCACGCCCGGGCAACGGCAATGGGCGCTGCGCTTCGAGGCCAACGACGATTACGGCGTGGCCGCACAGGCGACCCTGTCGATCACCACCACCCAGGGCAGCGGCGAGAACATCACCTTCCTCAAGCGCAGTGTCCGCCTCACCGGCAGTGGCGAGCCGAGCGCACGGCGCTTCGCGCATACCCTCGATCTGGCCGCGCTGGGTGCGCAGCCCGGCAACGATGTGATCGCCCAGCTGGAGGTGCGCGACAACCACGCACCGGTAGCGCAGGTGGGACGCAGCAGCAGCGTGATCCTGCGCCTGCCCAGTGCCGAAGTGGCACTCGGCGCCGAGCTGGAAGGCCGCATCAAGAAGACGCTGCCGGCCTACTTCCGCAGCCAGCGCCAGATCATCATCGACGCCGAGGCGTTGATCCGCCAGCAGCGCAGCCTGGGCGCCGAGGACTTCGTCAAACGCAGCGACGCTATCGGTGTCGACCAGCGCATCCTGCGCCTGCGCTATGGCCAGTTCCTGGGCGAGGAAAGTGAGGGCGCGCCCAGGCCACCGCCGACCAGCGACCTGCCCACCAGCGATACGCCTACCGCAGACCGCCATGACGACGATCACGATCACGATCACGACCATGGCACAGACGCAGGCGCACACGACGAGCATGGCCACGATCATGGCGGCAGTGCCGGCAACGCCGATACGCCGCCGGTGTTCGGCAGTGCCACCGATGTGCTGTCCGAGTACGGCCACACCCACGACCACGCCGAGGCAGCCACCCTGCTCGACCCGCAGACGCGCGCCACACTGAAGGCGGCGCTGGACCAGATGTGGTCGGCCGAAGGCGAGCTGCGCCAGGGCCGCCCGCAGCAGGCACTGCCGTTCGCATACAAGGCGCTGGGCTTCATCAAGCAGGTGCAGCAGGCCGAACGCATCTACCTGGCGCGGGTCGGGCCGGAGCTGCCGCCGATCGATGAAAGCCGCCGGCTGGGCGGTGATCGCGCCGGACTGGCCAGCCGCGAACTGCCGTTGGCCGCACGCACGCCGCCGGATCCGGACATTGTTGAAGCCTGGCAGCGACTCGGCGACGACGCCGGCGCCCTTGATCTGGATGCACTGGCCGGCTGGCAGCAGCGCAACGCCGCCTACCTGCCCGACGCACTGGATCTGGCCGCCGCCATCGAACAGCTGCGCATCGAACCCGGCTGCGGCAACTGCCGTCAACGCCTGCGCGCGCAGCTGTGGCGTGCCCTGCAGCGACCGTTGCCACAGGTGATGCGGCGCAGCGCCGCCGATGCGATGGGGCAGCGCTATCTCGACGCGCTGGAGGCGCAGCCATGAACGCCTCCGGTTTGAACCTGTGGATTGCGCTGGCACTGGCCCTGGTCGTGGCCATCGCCAGCGTGCGCCAGTTGCGCGCACGCACGGCGCATCGTGGTCGGCCGTGGATCATTGTTGGATTGCAGGTCGTGGCTGCAACGTTGCTGTACTTCTGCCTGCTGCCACCGAGCCATCAGCAGCCTGCGGCGGGCCTGGTGGTGCTCAGCGCCGAGGCCGACAACGCCGGCGCGCTGCCGGCCAGCGACAGCCCGCTGCTGCTGTTGCCGGAGGCGACCCATGTGGCGGGCGGCCAGCGCGTGCCCGATCTGGCCACCGCGCTGCGCCAGCATCCGGCGTCCACGCTGACCCTGGTCGGTGCCGGCCTCAGCGCGCGCGATCGCGACGCGGTGCTGCCCGGCGACGTGCGCTGGCAACCGGCGCCCGCACCGCGCGGCTGGATCGCACTGCAGCCCCCGGCCGATGTCGCCCCGGGCGCGCGCTTCGAGGTGCAGGCGCAGGCGCGCGGCGTGGCCAACGCCAAGGCCGAACTGCTGGACCCGGCCGACAGCGTGATTGATCGCGCGGATCTGCCCGGTGACGGTAGCGTGCGGCTCAGTGGCGTCGCCCGCGCTGAAGGCCGCAGTGTGTTCCGCCTGCGCCTGCTCGATGCCAGCGGTCACGTGGTGGACACCGTACCGGTGCCGCAGCAGACGCTGCCAGCCGCACCGCTGCGCCTGCTGGTACGCGCCAGTGCACCGGGGCCGGAGCTGAAGTATCTGCGCCGTTGGGCCACCGATGCGGGCATCCGTGTGCAGGTGCAGGCCGATACCGGCGCCGGTCTCAGCGTCGGCGATGGCGCGGTGTCGCTTGATGCGGCCTCGCTGGCCCGCGCTGACCTGCTGCTGCTGGACGAACGCAGCCTGGCGGCATTGAGTGCAGCCCAGATGGCCGGCGTGCGCCAGGCGCTGCGCGATGGACTGGGCGTGCTGGTCCGCAGTGCCGGCGCACCGTCGGCCGGGGCGCGCCAACGCCTGCATGATCTGGGCCTGCCGCTGCGGGGTGACGGCAGCAGCCGCGCCCTTGAACTTGCGGGCGATGGCGAAAGCGCGATGCTGGCCGCTCGGCGTGGCCCGCTGGCCGCCGGCACGTTGCCAACCCGCGACGGCGAGGACGCCGACCGCAGCTCGCACAGTGCCACCCTGCCCGCGCTGGAAGCACTGGTGCTGCAGGCACCGGGCAGCAACCCTCTGCTGCTGGACCGTGGCGGCAACACCGTCGGCGGCTGGCGCGCGGTCGGCAAGGGCCGCATCGGCCTGCTGCCAGTGACCGACAGCTGGCGCTGGGTGCTGGCCGGTCGCGATGATCGACATGGCGAACTGTGGAGCGGCGTGGTCGCCACGCTGGCGCGTGCGCAGGCCAGCGGTGATGCGCTGTGGTCACCGCAGTCGATCGCCTGGGCAGGTGAGCGGCAGGCGCTGTGTGGGGTGCAGGCGCCGCTGCAGGTCTTCAACCCGCGTGGTGACGGCGTGCCGCTGATCGTCGATGGTGCGACATCGGCCCTGCGCTGCGCCGGCTGGTGGCCGCGCGAAGCGGGCTGGCAGCGCCTGCGCTACGGCGACAGCACGGTCTGGCGTTATGTGTTCGACCCGAAGCAGGCGCCGGCGCTGCATCGGCAGGCGATGATCGATGCGACCACGCAGTCGCTGGCATCGCACACCTCGGCCGACACCTCGGTCATGCAGCCGGTAACCGGCTCACGCTGGCCCTGGTGGCTGGCCTTCGTGCTGTGCGCCGCGTTGTTGTGGTGGCTGGAGCGGCGGCGGTAATTCCGGGGTCGGATCCCTTTCGCCCGCGAAAGGGCTCTGACCCCATCCATTGCATCATCGTTTGTCCGCGCGCCGGTACACACCATTGAAGCGCACGTTCATGCCACCGCACTCTCCGTTGTCGGTCACGATCAGCACCTCGCCCAGCGAGTGCACGCGCACCCTGCAGGTGTCCTCGGCGAATTCCACATCGGCGCCGCGCGGCGTCGCACGCGCTTCCACCTGGCCCAGGTTCGGCCCATACGGGCGCTGCTCCGGCGTGGGATTGGCAGAGGGCCAGTAGGCGTCGCCTTCCACATGCAGTTGCCCCGCCTGCACCGAGATGCGCAGGCCGTTGTCGCCGTCCTTCCAGTCACCGGCCCAGTCCTGCAGCTTCGGCGTGGCCAACGGCAACGGCAACGGCAACGGCTGCAGCTTGCTGCGGTCCACCCAGCCCGCACTGCCGCCGAGCTTGTTCGGGAAGAATGCGCAGCGGTAACGACCCAGATCGCGACCGGTCACCACCGTATCGCCGTTGACCACGTAGCTGCGCTGGCGGCAGGCCGGTTCGCCCTTGGCGGGGCAACCGTCCATGTCGCCAAGCAGGTACAGGCGCGGTGCATCGACCACCCGCGCCAGCGCGAACCGGCTTTGTTCAGAGGGGAAGGCCCCGTTGCGGCAGCTGCCGTCATCGGCAATGTCCGAAGCGAAGGCGGAGGCCGGCAGTAGCGCGGCCAGCAGGCAGAACGTACGCAGGTACATGGCAGTCACATCCATGGGGACGCCGGCAGGATAACCGGGCTATCGGGATGGCGGCGCGGCGCAACCCTCCTGCGCCTGACAGAACTGCAGCGCGCGACGCTGTTGCTCGACACTCAGTTCCGGTGGCGGCCGTGCGATGGCCGACTGGATCTGGTCCGGCCCGCCGGTGAGCTTGTTCAACCCCCGGCCCGCCGCCAGCACGCCCTTGACCACGCCCATCATGATGTAGCCACCGCCCAGGCTGACCTGTTCGGGCGACGGCGGCTCGCTCCAGTCCCGGCTGAAGCGGTTGTCGCCGAACTTCACCGGGTTCTTGAAGCGGTACAGGTCCAGCGGTTCGTCGTCGGGCTTGAGCGCACGCACTTCGCCGAGGGTGGTTACATTATCCTGCGGCAGGGCGGCAGCTGCCGGCGCGGGTGTGGCCTGGGGCGCATCCTGTTGCGCCTGCGCAATGCCGGCCAGCAACAAGCTGGTCAGGAGTGCTCCCTGCGTTCCGAGTCGTGCCACCGCTATCCACCCTGTTGGTTGCGTCCTGCGGCAAGAATACGGATGCGAGCTTCAGATTTCGTTGCCGGTGCGGCGACGGTTCAGCCTGCGGAGCAGCTGCGACGCCAGCGCACTGAACGGTTCACTCCGTCCCACGCCGGTGTCTCACATCCTGAGACGTGGATGTGGTGCCATGTGAGCCCTCGCAAACCGTCCCGGCTCCACCTTCCATGGCTTACGAACTCGCCAAGCGCACCGCCGATGCGGAGCAGAAGCTCGCCACCCGCGACGGCCTGCCCGCCCGCGACGGTGCGCTGCTCAGTACGCGCCTGCAGCGCCGCTACCAGGACCGCATCACCGGCAGCTTCGCCATTCCGGGCCGCGAGGGCCGCTACGCGCCCATTCAGGATTCGGTGCCGCCGGCACTGGCGGCCGCGCTGAAGGCGCGCGGCATCGAGCAGCTCTACAGCCACCAGGCCGAGGCCTGGGAGGCCAGCCAGCGCGGCGAGCACGTGGCCATCGTCACCCCCACCGCCAGCGGCAAGTCGCTGTGCTACACCCTGCCGGTGGTCAGCGCGGCGATGCAGGACAAGGCCAAGGCGCTGTACCTGTTCCCGACCAAGGCGCTGGCCCAGGACCAGGTGGCCGAACTGCTGGACCTCAACCGCGCCGGCGATCTGGGCGTAAAGGCTTTCACCTTCGACGGCGACACCCCCGGCGATGCGCGCCAGGCCATCCGACTGCATGGCGACATCGTGGTGTCCAACCCGGACATGCTGCACCAGGCCATCCTGCCCCACCACACCAAGTGGGCGCAGTTCTTCGAGAACCTGCGCTACATCGTCATCGACGAAGTGCATACCTACCGCGGTGTGTTCGGCAGCCATGTCACCAACGTGCTGCGCCGGCTCAAGCGCATCTGCGCGTTCTACGGCGTGCAACCGCAGTTCATCCTGTGCTCAGCCACCATCGGCAACCCGCAGGCACATGCCGAAGCGCTGATCGAGGCGCCGGTCACCGCCATCACCGAATCCGGCGCGCCCAGTGGGCCCAAGCAGGTGCTGCTGTGGAACCCGCCGGTGATCAACCCGGACCTGGGCCTGCGCGCGTCGGCACGTTCGCAGAGCAACCGCATCGCGCGCATCGCGATCAAATCCGGGCTGAAGACGCTGGTGTTCGCACAGACCCGGCTGATGGTGGAAGTGCTGACCAAGTACCTGAAGGACATCTTCGACCACGACCCGCGCAAACCACCGCGCATCCGCGCCTACCGCGGCGGCTACCTGCCCACCGAGCGACGCGAGACCGAACGTGCGATGCGTGCCGGCAACATCGACGGCATCGTCAGCACCTCGGCGCTGGAACTGGGCGTGGATATCGGCAGCCTGGACGTGGTGATCCTCAATGGCTACCCCGGCAGCGTGGCCGCCACCTGGCAGCGCTTCGGCCGCGCCGGTCGCCGCCAGCAGCCCGCACTCGGCGTGATGGTGGCCAGCTCGCAACCGCTGGACCAGTACGTGGTGCGCCATCCGGATTTCTTCGCCGAGGCCTCACCCGAACATGCGCGCATCGCGCCGGACCAGCCGTTGATCCTGTTCGACCATATCCGTTGCGCGGCGTTCGAGCTGCCGTTCCGGGTCGGCGATGGCTTCGGCCCGATCGATCCGGAAGTGTTCCTGGAGGCGCTGGCCGAGACCGAAGTGATCCACCGTGAAGGCGAACGCTGGGAATGGATCGCCGACAGCTATCCGGCCAACGCGGTCAGCCTGCGCGCCGTGGCCGACGGCAACTTCGTGGTGGTCGACCGCAGCGATGGCCGCCAGCAGATCATCGCCGAAGTGGATTACTCCGCCGCCGCACTCACCCTGTACGAAGGGGCGATCCACATGGTGCAGTCCACCCCGTACCAGGTGGAGACGCTGGACTGGGACGGGCGCAAGGCCTACGTCACCCGCACCCACGTGGACTACTACACCGACAGCATCGACTTCACCAAGCTCAAGGTGCTGGACCGTTTCGACGGCGGCGTGGCCGGCCGTGGCGATTCGCACCATGGCGAAGTGCACGTGGTGCGCCGCGTGGCCGGCTACAAGAAGATCCGCTACTACACCCACGAGAACATCGGCTACGGCCCGGTCAACCTGCCCGACCAGGAACTGCATACCACTGCGGTGTGGTGGCAGCTGCCGCAGGCGTTGCTGCTGCGCGCGTTCGCCAGCAAGCAGGATGCGCTGGATGGCTTCCTCGGTGCCGCCTACGCGCTGCACATCGTCGCCACCGTGGCGGTGATGGCCGATGCGCGCGACCTGCAGAAGTCAGTGGGCAACGGCGATGGTGCATGGTTTGCGATCGCCGACCAGAGCGGTCGTGGCCAACTGCGTGGCAGCAATGGCGACCCCGGCGTGGTCGAGCTGCTGCAGGAATTCGTGCCCACCGTGTACCTGTACGACAACTTCCCCGGCGGCGTCGGCCTCAGCGAGCCGCTGTGGCAGCGCCAGGCCGAACTGGTGCAGCGCGCGCGCGAACTGGTGCAGCGCTGCGACTGCAAGGCCGGCTGCCCGGCCTGCGTCGGCCCGGTGCTGGCCGCGCAGGAAGTGGATGAAACCTCACCGCGCGCACTGGCGTTGCGCGTGCTGGACCTGTTCGATGCGCAGGCCTGCCAGCACGTACCCGATGTGGTGATGAGCACGCGCGACCCGATGGAGCTGCTGGCACCGTGAGCCTGAGCCTGGACAAGCTGCGCCTGCTGCGCAAGCAGGCCGGCGACCCGAAGGCGAGCACGCCGCCCACGGTCGAGCCGCCGCCCGCAGCACCTGCCCCGGTGGCCGCCAACGATGCACGACAGCCATCGGCTGAGCGTTCGGTATTCGCCTGGGTCGAGCAGGAGATCCGCCACAAGCCGACCGGCGCTGCGGCACCTGCCACGGCGCCGCCCGCGCTGCGTCGGCCCGAGGTGGGCAGCCTGCATCGCCTGCTCGGCCTGCGCACACGCGGTGGTAGCACCCCGGCACGCGCCAGCGCGCAGGATCGGCAACTGCCTGGCGAAGAAATCGCACCGGGCCTGTTCCTGATCGAGTCGCTGCAGCCGCAGCCGATTCCGGCGCAGCCGCTGTCGCTGGATTTCGCCCGTCGCGAAGGCCAGCACGTGGCCGCGCGCGACCTGCTGTTCTTCGATACCGAAACCACCGGCCTGGCCGGCGGCACCGGCACCCGTGCCTTCATGATCGGCGCCGCCGACTGGCATGCCTGCCCGCAACGCGGCGAAGGCCTGCGCATCCGCCAGCTGCTGATGTCCACGATGGCTGCCGAGGATGCGATGCTGGCCACCTTCGCCAGCTGGCTGCAGCCGTCCACCGTGTTCTGCAGCTACAACGGCCGCAGCTACGATGCGCCGCTGTTGAAGGCACGCTACCGGCTGGCCCGCCAGCCCGACCCGATCAGCGCATTGGACCATGTGGACCTGCTCTACCCCACCCGCCGCCGTTATCGTGGCAGCTGGGACAACTGCAAGCTGTCCACCATCGAGCGCCAGCTGCTGCGCGTGGTGCGCGAGGACGACCTGCCGGGGTCGGAGGCGCCCGGCGCATGGCTGCGCTTCCTGCGTGGCGGCGACGCGGTGAACCTGCGCCGGGTGGCCGAGCACAACCACCAGGACGTGGTGACCCTGGCCCTGCTGCTGCAGCGGCTGATCCGCGAGGAGCAGCGCGAGCGCGAGACGCTGGCGCTGGTGCAGCCGCAGGGCGTTGACATGCCCTGACGGTGGCAGCGGTGACACTGCCGCCACCATCCACGCCTGGAGCCCGACGATGCGCCTCACTTCCCTGGTCCTGCTGGCCCTGCTGCCACTGGCCGCGTGCAGCCACGCCGGCAGCAGCGGCGCCCACGATTCCACCCCGCCGCCGGTGGCCGACGCTGCGCACGAATGCAAGCCGGAGACGCTCGAGGCCTTCACCGGCAAGACCGCCGACGAGGCCACCGTCAAGCAGCTGGTGAGCGCCAGCGGCGCGCGCAATGCGCGGGTGGTCAAGCCGGGCATGGCGGTCACCATGGACTTCCGCCAGGACCGGGTGACCGTGCAGGTGGACGCGCAGAACAGGATCGAGCGCGCCAGCTGCGGTTGATATCCCGCTGGGTAGCGCCGGGCCATGCCCGGCGCTACCGCCGTTTCAGAGGCGTTCGGCCTTGCCGCTGGCCAGGGCGCGCGCGATCACCTGCTGCGCCTGCTGTGATGCCTGCGTATGCAGGCGTGCCTGGCGTTCGCCCAGCGCGGCCTGCTGGCTGCCCAGCGCCGCCTGGCGGCTGGCCAGATCGGCCTGCTGGCTGGCCAGCCGGCTCATGTCGCGGGTACGGGTGGACTGCGCGGCCTCGCTGCGGGCTTCCTGCATCGCACGACGCGCTTCGGCGGCGGCCTCGCGCGCGGCCTCGCGTGCAACGGCCGCATCGTTGGTCGCGCCGCGTGCCGCCTTTGCCGCTTCCGCCGCCGCTTCGCGATTGATGTCGTGCGCACTCATCGCACTGCGCGCAGCCTCAGCGGCGGCCATCGCCATCCGGCGCGCCTCCTCGCCCTGCATCCGGCCCATCTCGCCCAGCTGCTGGCCGAGCTCGCTCTGCTGGCGCCCCAGCGCACTCTGCTGGCGGCCCAGTTCGCTCTGCTGGCGCCCCAGGTCCGCCGCACCGGCATAGGCGCGCTGCAACGACTGGATCAGCATCGGGTCGCGCACGATATAGCGCTTGTCACCCTGGCGGAACCACAGTGCCGGGCCCTTGCCGAGCTGCTTGCGTGCCAGCGTCACATCGTCGATGCCACCGTTGGCGAAGGTCGAATCACCATCCACCAGCACGAACGCCTGCGACGGGGACTGGCCCAGATCCAGGCGGCCGTAGGTGGTGATGGACGACATGCGCGAGGTCGTGCGGTCAGCGTCCATGCCGGTGTCGACATCCACATCGGCATCGACATCGACCGCCACATCCGCGTCATCGGGGCCGGAGACCTCTTCGGCGCCGGCAGGTGCGACCGGCGGAGCCGGCGCGACCGGAACGGCCGGCAAGCGCGCGGAGGACGGCGGCGCCGGCGGTGCCTTGGGCGCCTTCGGCGGCAGCGGCGGTGCTGCGGTCGGCGCCGCGGGCGGGGCGGGTGGTGCCGGCGGCACCGGCGCGGCCACCAGCCGCATCGGCGCCACGCCCACCACCACCACGGCGGCGGTCAACGCCATCGCCAGCAGGCGCGGGCAGGCCCTGCGCGGCTGCAGCGAAAGCAGGCGGCGTTTGAGGCTGGTGGTGCTCGGTGCGGCGCTGGCCACACCCAGGTGCGGCTGCGGTGCCACGCCCAGCTGCAGCAGCAGGCGGCCATAGGCCTGGCGGCTGGCGCCGTGCTGGCCGACCACCGCCGCATCCACCGCTTCCTCGCGGGCCTGGGCGTATTCACGCACCGACAGGCGCAGCAGCGGGTGGAAGAAGAACAGGTGCTGGGCCAGTGCGGGCAACAGGCCCCACTGCAGGTCACGACGCTGCAGGTGCTGCAGTTCGTGGGTCAGCGCCAGGTCCAGCGCGTCACCCTGCAGGGCGTTGTCGCCGGCCGGCAGCAGCAGCACCGGGCGGAACGGCCCGACCAGCTGCGGCGAGTCCACCTGCGTGCTCATCCACAGACGCGGTGCCGGGCGCACACCGTGCGCATCGGAGG
Proteins encoded in this region:
- a CDS encoding DUF4175 domain-containing protein; the protein is MSTLQHAWQRARRRRALITLLLGLPWALAATVLALRLAGFDLACVVGTVSLLACAALATARARRLDRQWLQRQLDGSGASEDSADLLFADTTALNPLQQRQRTHVLATLQHAMPELRPRWPRTVLAVSWIAGLAIALLALGWPRPGNGPGAAVPVVPGTSLPAGPLRLQSSRLRIDAPAYTGQATLTQNALDAKVPADSRLSWSLRFDRAPIRAWLQFHDGRRLPLREQDGQWQAQDVARAPVLYRVVSEPALAETRLHRLDVVADRAPSVRVLEPAASLVLGTPGQRQWALRFEANDDYGVAAQATLSITTTQGSGENITFLKRSVRLTGSGEPSARRFAHTLDLAALGAQPGNDVIAQLEVRDNHAPVAQVGRSSSVILRLPSAEVALGAELEGRIKKTLPAYFRSQRQIIIDAEALIRQQRSLGAEDFVKRSDAIGVDQRILRLRYGQFLGEESEGAPRPPPTSDLPTSDTPTADRHDDDHDHDHDHGTDAGAHDEHGHDHGGSAGNADTPPVFGSATDVLSEYGHTHDHAEAATLLDPQTRATLKAALDQMWSAEGELRQGRPQQALPFAYKALGFIKQVQQAERIYLARVGPELPPIDESRRLGGDRAGLASRELPLAARTPPDPDIVEAWQRLGDDAGALDLDALAGWQQRNAAYLPDALDLAAAIEQLRIEPGCGNCRQRLRAQLWRALQRPLPQVMRRSAADAMGQRYLDALEAQP
- a CDS encoding DEAD/DEAH box helicase is translated as MAYELAKRTADAEQKLATRDGLPARDGALLSTRLQRRYQDRITGSFAIPGREGRYAPIQDSVPPALAAALKARGIEQLYSHQAEAWEASQRGEHVAIVTPTASGKSLCYTLPVVSAAMQDKAKALYLFPTKALAQDQVAELLDLNRAGDLGVKAFTFDGDTPGDARQAIRLHGDIVVSNPDMLHQAILPHHTKWAQFFENLRYIVIDEVHTYRGVFGSHVTNVLRRLKRICAFYGVQPQFILCSATIGNPQAHAEALIEAPVTAITESGAPSGPKQVLLWNPPVINPDLGLRASARSQSNRIARIAIKSGLKTLVFAQTRLMVEVLTKYLKDIFDHDPRKPPRIRAYRGGYLPTERRETERAMRAGNIDGIVSTSALELGVDIGSLDVVILNGYPGSVAATWQRFGRAGRRQQPALGVMVASSQPLDQYVVRHPDFFAEASPEHARIAPDQPLILFDHIRCAAFELPFRVGDGFGPIDPEVFLEALAETEVIHREGERWEWIADSYPANAVSLRAVADGNFVVVDRSDGRQQIIAEVDYSAAALTLYEGAIHMVQSTPYQVETLDWDGRKAYVTRTHVDYYTDSIDFTKLKVLDRFDGGVAGRGDSHHGEVHVVRRVAGYKKIRYYTHENIGYGPVNLPDQELHTTAVWWQLPQALLLRAFASKQDALDGFLGAAYALHIVATVAVMADARDLQKSVGNGDGAWFAIADQSGRGQLRGSNGDPGVVELLQEFVPTVYLYDNFPGGVGLSEPLWQRQAELVQRARELVQRCDCKAGCPACVGPVLAAQEVDETSPRALALRVLDLFDAQACQHVPDVVMSTRDPMELLAP
- a CDS encoding ribonuclease H-like domain-containing protein, which produces MSLSLDKLRLLRKQAGDPKASTPPTVEPPPAAPAPVAANDARQPSAERSVFAWVEQEIRHKPTGAAAPATAPPALRRPEVGSLHRLLGLRTRGGSTPARASAQDRQLPGEEIAPGLFLIESLQPQPIPAQPLSLDFARREGQHVAARDLLFFDTETTGLAGGTGTRAFMIGAADWHACPQRGEGLRIRQLLMSTMAAEDAMLATFASWLQPSTVFCSYNGRSYDAPLLKARYRLARQPDPISALDHVDLLYPTRRRYRGSWDNCKLSTIERQLLRVVREDDLPGSEAPGAWLRFLRGGDAVNLRRVAEHNHQDVVTLALLLQRLIREEQRERETLALVQPQGVDMP
- a CDS encoding I78 family peptidase inhibitor: MRLTSLVLLALLPLAACSHAGSSGAHDSTPPPVADAAHECKPETLEAFTGKTADEATVKQLVSASGARNARVVKPGMAVTMDFRQDRVTVQVDAQNRIERASCG
- a CDS encoding M56 family metallopeptidase, giving the protein MDTTMLIPMLERLGWTSLQTVLLVALVYGLCRVLPSLSAATRCRLWWLVSLQAVVGLFWSQPLQLAWLPAPQAVAMTATEVMTETLHPLAPEASAQLLAAMPMPAADVPAVAWWAVVLAALWASGVLLMALRTFGEWRRCRALLAAAYPCQDEALVQALQLASDAHGVRPAPRLWMSTQVDSPQLVGPFRPVLLLPAGDNALQGDALDLALTHELQHLQRRDLQWGLLPALAQHLFFFHPLLRLSVREYAQAREEAVDAAVVGQHGASRQAYGRLLLQLGVAPQPHLGVASAAPSTTSLKRRLLSLQPRRACPRLLAMALTAAVVVVGVAPMRLVAAPVPPAPPAPPAAPTAAPPLPPKAPKAPPAPPSSARLPAVPVAPAPPVAPAGAEEVSGPDDADVAVDVDADVDVDTGMDADRTTSRMSSITTYGRLDLGQSPSQAFVLVDGDSTFANGGIDDVTLARKQLGKGPALWFRQGDKRYIVRDPMLIQSLQRAYAGAADLGRQQSELGRQQSALGRQQSELGQQLGEMGRMQGEEARRMAMAAAEAARSAMSAHDINREAAAEAAKAARGATNDAAVAREAAREAAAEARRAMQEARSEAAQSTRTRDMSRLASQQADLASRQAALGSQQAALGERQARLHTQASQQAQQVIARALASGKAERL